The following coding sequences lie in one Periophthalmus magnuspinnatus isolate fPerMag1 chromosome 24, fPerMag1.2.pri, whole genome shotgun sequence genomic window:
- the tcf21 gene encoding transcription factor 21, with protein MSTGSLSDVDDELLDGILKFGSSGKDSNESTEESSNCEGACSAEEQRGTQGKRRKTASRKSATKGALQEGKQVQRNAANARERARMRVLSKAFSRLKTSLPWVPPDTKLSKLDTLRLASSYIAHLRQILANDKYENGYIHPVNLTWPFMVAGKPESELKEILNTGRLCGTTAS; from the exons ATGTCCACTGGCTCTCTCAGCGATGTCGACGACGAGCTCCTAGACGGCATCCTAAAGTTTGGTTCATCCGGTAAAGACTCTAACGAGAGCACAGAGGAGAGCTCGAACTGTGAAGGCGCATGCTCTgccgaggagcagagaggaacgcaggggaagaggaggaaaaccGCGTCAAGGAAATCTGCGACCAAAGGTGCCCTACAGGAGGGGAAGCAGGTGCAGAGGAACGCAGCTAACGCACGTGAACGAGCGAGGATGCGCGTACTGTCCAAAGCTTTCTCCCGCCTCAAGACCTCCCTGCCCTGGGTCCCCCCTGACACTAAACTATCCAAACTGGACACGCTGCGACTGGCCTCCAGCTACATCGCTCACCTCCGGCAGATACTGGCCAACGACAAATATGAAAACGGATATATCCACCCTGTCAACCTG aCGTGGCCTTTCATGGTTGCTGGAAAGCCAGAGAGCGAACTGAAGGAGATCCTCAACACGGGCAGACTGTGTGGAACCACTGCCTCCTGA